The proteins below come from a single Cylindrospermopsis raciborskii Cr2010 genomic window:
- a CDS encoding Uma2 family endonuclease has product MATLLSESKSQTGLVISWEALPDDFQLEDEPVDNIGQPLLAGALCESLEISGFIQPQMLIAANFALCATLNAQFIAKAPDWLYIPSVKEILPGRKSYTPHLEGDIPALVMEFLSDKEGGEYSFKRTYPPGKWFFYEQILQVPIYIIFDPDGRLLEYYQLEDERYELKQPDENGRHWIKSMGLFLGTWQGTKEGRTGYWLRWWDKTGNLLPWALELIEQERQRAEQERQEKERLIAYLRSQGVDPNSLPNHAK; this is encoded by the coding sequence ATGGCAACCCTACTCAGTGAAAGTAAATCACAGACGGGACTGGTTATCTCATGGGAAGCGTTACCCGATGATTTTCAACTAGAGGATGAACCAGTGGACAATATAGGACAACCACTTTTAGCAGGTGCTTTATGTGAAAGTTTAGAAATCAGTGGTTTTATTCAACCACAGATGTTAATTGCTGCTAATTTTGCTTTATGTGCCACATTAAATGCTCAATTTATCGCTAAAGCACCAGATTGGCTATATATACCTTCAGTTAAAGAAATATTGCCAGGACGCAAAAGCTATACACCCCATTTAGAAGGGGATATACCGGCTTTGGTTATGGAATTTTTGTCAGATAAAGAAGGCGGAGAATACTCATTTAAACGTACCTATCCGCCAGGAAAATGGTTTTTTTATGAACAGATTTTGCAAGTTCCTATTTATATAATTTTTGATCCAGATGGAAGATTATTAGAATATTATCAACTGGAAGATGAACGTTATGAATTAAAGCAACCAGACGAAAATGGTCGTCATTGGATTAAGTCAATGGGACTATTTTTAGGAACTTGGCAAGGTACAAAAGAAGGACGTACTGGCTATTGGTTGCGATGGTGGGATAAAACAGGTAATTTGTTACCTTGGGCTTTAGAACTGATTGAACAGGAACGCCAACGAGCAGAACAGGAACGTCAGGAAAAAGAAAGGTTAATAGCTTACTTGCGATCGCAAGGAGTTGACCCTAATAGTTTACCTAATCATGCCAAGTAA
- a CDS encoding phage integrase N-terminal SAM-like domain-containing protein yields MSTITVLSNPSTTSTKEDAITNAINQWLYGKSNRSKRNYTRVIRSYISYLGDIHIANSTAAHFRDYQEYLYQSGKTINTINTYTNIIKSFFTFLRDESVLPVRTASKRIGISASPQVGVNFNNYG; encoded by the coding sequence TTGTCTACTATCACTGTTTTGTCTAATCCTTCTACTACATCTACTAAAGAAGATGCTATCACTAATGCTATAAATCAATGGTTATATGGTAAATCTAATCGCTCTAAAAGAAATTATACTAGAGTTATTCGTAGTTACATATCTTATTTAGGTGATATTCATATAGCTAATTCTACAGCTGCTCATTTTAGAGATTACCAGGAATATCTCTATCAATCTGGTAAAACTATTAATACTATTAACACTTACACCAATATAATAAAATCCTTCTTTACTTTTCTTAGAGATGAAAGTGTACTTCCAGTTCGCACTGCTTCTAAAAGAATTGGTATCAGCGCCAGTCCCCAGGTAGGGGTTAATTTCAACAATTATGGTTAA
- a CDS encoding transposase family protein, whose product MKEVIVDGTERPVQRPQNRERQKEYYSGKKKRHTCKQITVSTREKRVIILTKTRAGKVHDKRLLEESEIVQYIPDEVVIEGDLGFQGLQKEFVN is encoded by the coding sequence GTGAAAGAGGTGATTGTGGATGGTACGGAACGTCCAGTGCAACGTCCTCAAAACCGAGAACGCCAAAAGGAGTATTACTCTGGCAAGAAAAAGCGGCATACGTGCAAGCAGATTACAGTCAGCACAAGGGAGAAACGAGTGATTATTCTGACGAAAACCAGAGCAGGTAAAGTGCATGACAAAAGGTTACTCGAGGAATCAGAGATCGTGCAATACATTCCTGATGAAGTGGTAATAGAGGGAGATTTGGGTTTTCAGGGGTTGCAGAAAGAATTTGTCAATTGA
- a CDS encoding type II toxin-antitoxin system HicA family toxin, whose amino-acid sequence MTRREKLIKRFLSIPKDFTWEELLSLLSGFGFEEVSTGKTGGSRRRFLNDAGVIITLHKPHPQNILKRYQIEQIIEILQEEELL is encoded by the coding sequence ATGACCCGCAGGGAGAAATTAATTAAGCGGTTTCTTAGCATTCCCAAGGATTTCACCTGGGAGGAGTTACTCAGCTTGCTTTCGGGGTTTGGGTTTGAGGAAGTCAGCACAGGTAAAACGGGAGGTTCTCGGCGGCGTTTTCTCAATGATGCGGGAGTGATTATTACGTTACACAAACCCCATCCTCAAAATATTCTCAAACGATATCAGATTGAACAGATTATCGAGATTCTCCAAGAGGAAGAATTGCTATGA
- a CDS encoding type II toxin-antitoxin system HicB family antitoxin, with protein sequence MNNMMQYKDYFGSIHYSDDDKIFYGQVEYIRSLISFEGEDVASLRASFEEAIDDYLALCEEKGIEPEKPFKGSFNVRVGSQLHRQAALFAQQRGVNLNNLVTDALERYLKGESLENA encoded by the coding sequence ATGAATAACATGATGCAATACAAGGATTATTTCGGGTCTATTCACTATAGTGATGATGATAAAATCTTCTACGGACAGGTGGAATATATCCGCAGTTTAATTAGTTTTGAAGGGGAAGATGTGGCTAGTCTCAGGGCTAGTTTTGAGGAAGCAATTGATGATTATTTGGCTCTTTGTGAAGAAAAAGGTATTGAGCCTGAGAAGCCATTTAAGGGCAGTTTTAATGTGCGTGTAGGTAGCCAACTTCATCGTCAAGCGGCGTTATTTGCTCAACAACGGGGGGTAAATCTTAATAACTTGGTGACGGATGCACTGGAACGTTATTTGAAAGGGGAATCGTTAGAAAATGCTTGA
- a CDS encoding pentapeptide repeat-containing protein: MKKFLTLALILILFLVSSFSLGTSPSYAYSEFDLDRLLKTDMCLGCDLSSANLEDAILINANLQGANLSGANLKDAFLIDANLSDANLQGANLEGTNLKYADLEDAFLIDANLSDANLSDANLSDANLQGANLQGANLEGANLEGASLSGAIR, encoded by the coding sequence ATGAAAAAATTTCTCACATTAGCGCTGATACTGATTTTGTTTCTTGTTTCCTCTTTTAGCCTTGGCACTAGTCCTAGTTATGCTTATAGCGAGTTTGATTTGGACAGACTTTTAAAAACTGATATGTGTCTAGGATGTGACCTCTCTAGTGCTAACCTCGAAGATGCTATCCTCATTAATGCTAACCTCCAAGGTGCTAACCTCTCTGGTGCTAACCTCAAAGATGCTTTCCTCATTGATGCTAACCTCTCTGATGCTAACCTCCAAGGTGCTAACCTCGAAGGTACTAACCTCAAATATGCTGACCTCGAAGATGCTTTCCTCATTGATGCTAACCTCTCTGATGCTAACCTCTCTGATGCTAACCTCTCTGATGCTAACCTCCAAGGTGCTAACCTCCAAGGTGCTAACCTCGAAGGTGCTAACCTCGAAGGTGCTAGCCTCAGTGGTGCCATCCGGTAA
- a CDS encoding DNA/RNA non-specific endonuclease has protein sequence MKDNSSTFLMTNIIPQTPDNNRNTWGNLEDYSRELVEQGKTLYIIAGTWGSKGKINNLVNIPKYTWKIIVILDRPSQILDITSRTPVIAVNIPNDQELEDDWKKFLTTVDQIEKLTEYDFLSNVPTPIQNILEGNIAKL, from the coding sequence ATTAAAGACAATTCCTCCACCTTCTTGATGACGAATATCATTCCACAAACACCAGATAATAATAGAAATACCTGGGGGAATCTAGAAGATTACAGTAGAGAATTAGTAGAGCAAGGGAAAACCCTGTATATTATTGCTGGTACTTGGGGAAGCAAGGGGAAAATCAACAATCTAGTTAATATCCCTAAATATACCTGGAAAATCATTGTTATCTTGGATCGTCCCTCTCAGATTTTAGATATTACTTCTCGCACCCCGGTGATTGCTGTTAATATTCCCAACGATCAAGAATTAGAGGATGACTGGAAAAAGTTTTTGACAACTGTTGACCAAATTGAGAAACTCACTGAATATGATTTTCTCTCTAATGTTCCTACTCCCATTCAAAATATTCTTGAAGGTAATATAGCTAAACTGTAA
- a CDS encoding pentapeptide repeat-containing protein, giving the protein MFRLKRRALVFLRENSEDFEGHAFRKCPSNLEGADLEGANLEDANLERADLKGAYTRSANIENTHTLDANLTNTQL; this is encoded by the coding sequence GTGTTTAGATTAAAAAGAAGAGCGCTAGTTTTCCTCAGGGAAAATTCTGAAGATTTTGAGGGGCATGCATTTAGAAAATGCCCCTCCAACCTTGAAGGTGCTGACCTCGAAGGTGCTAACCTTGAAGATGCTAACCTTGAACGTGCTGACCTCAAAGGTGCTTACACAAGAAGTGCTAATATAGAAAATACTCACACATTAGACGCTAACTTGACAAATACACAACTGTAG
- a CDS encoding transposase produces MPKIMHWLNWYTALCFNQMLNRTGHFWEKRYHSTGFAMSDKKRALNTLRYIHGNPKAAGIQQGMFYDFSNYGVHERLGSDGVTTWHPAFLALGKTLDECANIYKGFCQKYRPQPKKVEKNRWGSKLLAGMKPNQKKKGTSPGQLKLFWDELDITSEEIVKAATIFVKANCYTPNPKNK; encoded by the coding sequence TTGCCTAAAATTATGCACTGGTTAAATTGGTATACAGCACTGTGCTTTAATCAGATGCTGAATAGAACAGGGCATTTTTGGGAAAAAAGGTATCACAGCACGGGGTTTGCCATGTCAGATAAGAAAAGGGCATTAAACACGCTGAGATATATACACGGCAATCCTAAAGCAGCAGGAATACAACAGGGAATGTTTTATGATTTTAGTAACTATGGAGTACATGAGAGATTAGGTAGTGATGGGGTAACAACATGGCATCCAGCCTTTTTAGCGTTAGGGAAAACTTTAGATGAGTGTGCAAACATTTATAAAGGATTTTGTCAAAAATATCGTCCTCAACCGAAAAAGGTAGAAAAAAACCGCTGGGGGAGTAAACTTTTAGCCGGGATGAAACCAAATCAAAAAAAGAAGGGAACATCACCAGGACAGCTAAAGCTTTTTTGGGATGAGTTAGACATAACTAGTGAGGAAATAGTAAAGGCAGCAACAATATTTGTCAAGGCAAATTGTTATACACCTAATCCTAAAAATAAATAG